The genomic window TAGTACGGACTTAAAAGAAATTTTACAGGCTTTTTTACCAGCTCATAAAGAACACAAAATACTCGCACAAATATTTCAAGCAATACGTATAGAAGTTAATCAGGAAATTCAGGTTTTAAAAGAATTTTTACAGCAAACCCCCGAGTTATTATCTCCGGGAGGTCGGTTAAGCTTAATCTCCTATCACTCCCTGGAAGACAGATTGGTAAAACGCTACATCCGCAGTGGTTTATTTGAAGGAGAACCTGAAAAAGATGTTTTTGGAAATATCTCGGTACCCTTTAAAAAAATAAACGGACTGATTGTACCAGGCGTCGAAGAGATTAGACAAAATAATCGGGCCAGAAGTGCCAAGTTGAGGATAGCAGAACGTATAGCAAATTAAGGGAATAGTAGATAATTAGTAATAGTAAAGTACCCTACGTGAGTATTAAATTTTATGACATATTAAAAGGTAATTTCTTAATCGCAGATGATGCCATTAAAAATTGGAGGATGTTATTATTTCTTTCCTTTCTAGCCATTGTTATGATAGCCAGTTCTCATAATGCAGAAAGCAAGGTGCATCAAATCGCAAAACTAAATAATGAAGTAAGAGAATTACGAACACAGTTTGTAGACGGACGTACCGAACTTATGCAGTTAAAAATGGAGTCTTCGGTGATTACAAAAATGAATGAAATAGGAATTAGTCGTCCCACGGTTCCGCCTAAAAAAATTATTGTTAAATCAGGTAGCTAATTGGCCATTAAAGAAAAACACATATTAAGTAGGTTTTACCTCGTGGCAGGGTGTATGTTCATCTTTGCTATCATGGTGGTGGTTAAATTGCTCAATACCCAATTTGTTCACGGGGATACCTATCGCGCTAAGGGCGAAAGCCGTGTTTTTAAGACTTTTGATATTCCTGCCAACCGCGGAAATTTGTACGATAGCAAAGGGAATCTGTTGGCTACTTCAGTACCTAAATATGATATCCGGTTTGATGCGGTGACCGTTAGTAATCAAAACTTTCAAGATCATATAAAGCCTTTATGTGACGCTTTATCAAAGGAATTTGGTAAACCAAGTGCTCATTATAATAAAGTGTTGCGCAAAGCAAGAGCGCAAAAGAACCGGTATTTACTAATTCGTAGGAATATGGGGTATTCTCAATACATGCGGGTTAAAAATTTTCCGCTGTTTAAATTGGGCGCCAACCGCGGAGGATTGATCGTAGAACAACGTACGGTAAGAGAACACCCGATCGGAAAGATTGCCGAACGAACCGTAGGATATGAACGTAAAGATGAACAAGGGTACTATACCCGGGTAGGGTTAGAGGGTGCATATGGTCCTTTTTTAAGAGGCAGAGAAGGAAAACGTAAAAAGCAAAAAATCGCTAAAAATCAGTGGAAACCTATTGGGGATGCTAATGAATTGGAGCCCCAGGATGGATATGATGTAATTTCAACTATTGATGTAAATATTCAGGATATTACCCATCATGCTTTATTGGCTCAATTAGAAGAGTTTGAAGCAGAGCATGGTACGGTCGTAGTCATGGAAACAAAAACCGGGGAGATCAAGGCAATTTCAAATTTGGGAAGAACCAAATCCGGTAAATACTACGAGCGTTTAAATTATGCGGTAGGTGAAGCACATGAGCCCGGCTCTACTTTTAAGCTAATGACCATGGTGGCAGCATTGGAAGATAAAGTCATTGATTCCAGCTTTGTTGTGGATACGGAAAACGGTCGTATTAAATTCTATGATCGGACGGTAAAGGATTCTAAATGGGGTGGATACGGTAAGATTTCAGCGGCAAAAGCATTTGAATTATCCTCTAATACGGCTTTTGCTAAAATTGTAGATCAGCATTATAAACACAATCCAAAGCGCTTTGTAAATCGCCTTATGAATATGGGCATTCATAAAAAATTAGGTTTATCTATAAAAGGAGAAGGAAAACCAAAACTCCCCTATCCCGGGGATAAAGACTGGTACGGTACAACCTTACCCTGGATGGCTCATGGATATGGAGTCGCCATGACCCCTTTACAAACCCTTACTTTTTATAACGCAATTGCCAACGATGGCGAAATGATAAAACCCCGTTTTATAAAAGAGGTAAAAGCCTGGGATCGAACCAAAGAAAAGTTTGATAAAGAAATTTTAAACCCTGCCGTTTGTTCTTCTAAAACAGCAGGAATTGTCAAGCATATGATGGAAAATGTGGTAAAGCGAGGTACCGCCTCTAATATTCATATAGAGAACTTTCAAATTGCTGGTAAAACAGGTACTTGCTGGGGTAATTATGGAAAAGATAAAGAACGAGAATATATTTCTTCTTTTGTAGGTTACTTTCCCGCAGATAATCCGCGCTATTCTTGTATTGTTGTGATTCATAAACCCAACAAGAAAAAAGGATACTACGGTAATATTGTAGCTGCTCCGGTATTTAAAAAAATTGCCTTAAAAGTATACAATGATATTCCGGTAGTAGATTATGTAACTCCGGAAGTAGCAGAGAATACCGCAGTTGAACATAGTTATAAAACCTATTTTAAGAAAGCCCAAACCTATAAAACTAAAATGCCGGATGTTACCGGTATGCCTGCAATGGATGTAGTAGCACTACTGGAAAATTTGGGTTTAAAAGTACAATGCAAAGGCAGAGGAAAAGTAAAGACTCAGTCCATTACTGAGGGTGTGTTCATTAATAAGGGTCAAACGGTAAATCTTCAATTACTATGAAGTTGTTAAAGGACATACTATATAAAGTCAGCCTTGAATCCGTTCAAGGAACTACTGCCGTACCTATAAATGCAATACAGTTTGATTCCCGTAAAGTGAAAGATAATGATGTGTTTGTAGCCATAAAAGGAGAAATCTTAAATGGGCACAATTATATAGAAAAAGCAATCGATCAGGGTGCAAAAACAATTATTTGCGAGGAGTTACCAGAACAAACCATAGAACAGGTTACCTATATTAAAGTTAAAGATAGTCAGCAATCCCTGGCGTTTCTAGCTTCCAATTATTACGACACCCCTTCTGAAAATTTAAAATTGGTAGGTGTAACAGGAACTAATGGTAAAACTACCATTGCT from Aquimarina sp. ERC-38 includes these protein-coding regions:
- a CDS encoding FtsL-like putative cell division protein: MSIKFYDILKGNFLIADDAIKNWRMLLFLSFLAIVMIASSHNAESKVHQIAKLNNEVRELRTQFVDGRTELMQLKMESSVITKMNEIGISRPTVPPKKIIVKSGS
- a CDS encoding penicillin-binding protein gives rise to the protein MFIFAIMVVVKLLNTQFVHGDTYRAKGESRVFKTFDIPANRGNLYDSKGNLLATSVPKYDIRFDAVTVSNQNFQDHIKPLCDALSKEFGKPSAHYNKVLRKARAQKNRYLLIRRNMGYSQYMRVKNFPLFKLGANRGGLIVEQRTVREHPIGKIAERTVGYERKDEQGYYTRVGLEGAYGPFLRGREGKRKKQKIAKNQWKPIGDANELEPQDGYDVISTIDVNIQDITHHALLAQLEEFEAEHGTVVVMETKTGEIKAISNLGRTKSGKYYERLNYAVGEAHEPGSTFKLMTMVAALEDKVIDSSFVVDTENGRIKFYDRTVKDSKWGGYGKISAAKAFELSSNTAFAKIVDQHYKHNPKRFVNRLMNMGIHKKLGLSIKGEGKPKLPYPGDKDWYGTTLPWMAHGYGVAMTPLQTLTFYNAIANDGEMIKPRFIKEVKAWDRTKEKFDKEILNPAVCSSKTAGIVKHMMENVVKRGTASNIHIENFQIAGKTGTCWGNYGKDKEREYISSFVGYFPADNPRYSCIVVIHKPNKKKGYYGNIVAAPVFKKIALKVYNDIPVVDYVTPEVAENTAVEHSYKTYFKKAQTYKTKMPDVTGMPAMDVVALLENLGLKVQCKGRGKVKTQSITEGVFINKGQTVNLQLL